A stretch of Brevundimonas naejangsanensis DNA encodes these proteins:
- a CDS encoding CoA-acylating methylmalonate-semialdehyde dehydrogenase, whose amino-acid sequence MRDIRHFIDGAAFEGASGRFGDVFNPNTGEVQARVQLATPSELDRAVQSAQAAFEGWSATNPQRRARVMFEFKRLVEANMNELAELLSSEHGKVIADSKGDIQRGLEVIEFACGIPHASKGEYTYGAGPGIDVYSMRQPLGVVAGITPFNFPGMIPMWMFGVAIAAGNTFILKPSERDPSLPVRLGELMMEAGAPAGVLNVVHGDKVAVDAILEHPLIHAVSFVGSSDIAHYVFQKGAAHGKRVQAMGGAKNHGIVLPDADMDQVIKDLTGAAYGSAGERCMALPVVVPVGQRTADELRERLVAEIPHLRVGVSTDAEAHYGPVVTAQHKERVLGWINKGVQEGAELVVDGRDFSLQGHEKGYFIGPSLFDHVKPEMESYREEIFGPVLQIVRAASFEEALSLPSKHQYGNGVAIFTQNGRAARDFAARVNVGMVGINVPIPVPVAYHTFGGWKRSAFGDINQHGMEGVRFWTKTKTVTARWPDSALEHADSSFVIPTMG is encoded by the coding sequence ATGCGCGACATTCGCCACTTCATCGACGGTGCGGCTTTCGAGGGGGCGTCGGGCCGCTTCGGCGACGTCTTCAACCCCAACACCGGCGAGGTTCAGGCCCGCGTCCAGCTGGCCACGCCGTCGGAGCTGGATCGGGCGGTCCAGTCGGCGCAGGCCGCCTTCGAGGGCTGGTCCGCGACCAACCCGCAGCGCCGCGCCCGCGTCATGTTCGAGTTCAAGCGCCTGGTCGAGGCGAACATGAATGAACTGGCCGAACTGCTGTCCAGCGAGCACGGCAAGGTCATCGCCGACTCCAAGGGCGACATCCAGCGCGGCCTGGAAGTGATCGAGTTCGCCTGCGGCATCCCGCACGCCTCGAAGGGCGAATACACCTATGGCGCCGGTCCGGGCATCGACGTCTATTCCATGCGCCAGCCGCTGGGCGTGGTCGCGGGCATCACCCCGTTCAACTTCCCCGGCATGATCCCGATGTGGATGTTCGGCGTGGCCATCGCCGCGGGCAACACCTTCATCCTGAAGCCGTCCGAGCGCGACCCGTCCCTGCCGGTGCGTCTGGGCGAACTGATGATGGAGGCGGGCGCCCCCGCCGGCGTGCTGAACGTCGTCCACGGCGACAAGGTCGCGGTCGACGCCATCCTCGAACACCCGCTGATCCACGCCGTCAGCTTCGTCGGCTCGTCCGACATCGCCCACTACGTCTTCCAGAAGGGCGCGGCCCACGGCAAGCGCGTCCAGGCCATGGGCGGCGCCAAGAACCACGGCATCGTCCTGCCCGACGCGGACATGGATCAGGTCATCAAGGACCTGACCGGCGCCGCCTACGGCTCGGCCGGCGAGCGCTGTATGGCCCTGCCGGTCGTGGTGCCGGTCGGCCAGCGCACGGCCGACGAACTGCGCGAGCGTCTGGTCGCCGAAATCCCGCACCTGCGCGTCGGCGTCTCGACCGACGCCGAGGCCCACTACGGCCCCGTCGTCACCGCCCAGCACAAGGAGCGCGTGCTCGGCTGGATCAACAAGGGCGTCCAGGAAGGCGCCGAACTGGTCGTCGACGGCCGCGACTTCAGCCTGCAGGGGCACGAGAAGGGCTACTTTATCGGCCCGTCGCTGTTCGATCATGTGAAGCCGGAAATGGAGTCCTACCGCGAGGAGATCTTCGGCCCGGTGCTGCAGATCGTCCGCGCCGCCAGCTTCGAGGAGGCGCTGAGCCTGCCCAGCAAGCACCAGTACGGCAACGGCGTCGCCATCTTCACCCAGAACGGCCGCGCGGCCCGCGACTTCGCCGCCCGCGTCAACGTCGGCATGGTCGGCATCAACGTGCCGATCCCGGTGCCGGTGGCCTATCACACCTTCGGCGGCTGGAAGCGTTCGGCCTTCGGCGACATCAACCAGCACGGCATGGAAGGCGTCCGCTTCTGGACCAAGACCAAGACCGTGACGGCCCGCTGGCCGGACAGCGCGCTGGAGCACGCCGACAGCAGCTTCGTCATCCCGACGATGGGCTGA
- a CDS encoding LysR family transcriptional regulator, with product MFDWDDLRVFLAAARAGSLATAAQRLGVDAATVGRRVARLETALKSTLLVRSATGLQLTATGAQLLERALDAESAMEAAGRVTQPDLIAGTVRISASEGFGGAVLAPALPGLLAAHPGLNIELAASSGFLSPSRREVDMAITLSPAAGPRLIVEPLTPYQLALYAAPEHLARHGAPDSVDDLPLFDMVGYVDDLIYAPELHYLDEIRPNLRPRLASSSIRAQRDMIAAGGGIGVLPCFLAEGLRRVLADEVLIERRFWLSTHREVHGTARLKAARRWIKTLCREQAHRLAPRPRAAKG from the coding sequence ATGTTCGATTGGGATGATCTGAGGGTGTTTCTGGCCGCCGCCCGCGCCGGGTCGCTGGCGACGGCGGCGCAGCGGCTGGGCGTGGACGCGGCCACGGTCGGGCGGCGCGTGGCGCGGCTGGAGACGGCGCTGAAGTCGACGTTGCTGGTGCGCTCGGCAACCGGCCTGCAACTGACGGCGACGGGCGCGCAGTTGCTGGAACGGGCGCTGGACGCCGAAAGCGCCATGGAGGCCGCCGGGCGCGTCACCCAGCCCGACCTGATCGCCGGGACGGTGCGGATCAGCGCCTCGGAAGGCTTCGGCGGCGCCGTCCTGGCCCCCGCCCTGCCCGGCCTGCTGGCGGCGCATCCGGGGCTGAACATCGAGCTGGCCGCCAGCTCCGGCTTCCTGTCGCCCAGCCGCCGCGAGGTGGACATGGCCATCACCCTCAGCCCAGCCGCCGGGCCGCGCCTGATCGTCGAGCCGCTGACACCCTATCAGCTGGCGCTCTACGCCGCGCCCGAGCATCTGGCCCGGCACGGCGCGCCCGACAGCGTGGACGACCTGCCGCTCTTCGACATGGTCGGCTACGTCGACGACCTGATCTATGCGCCGGAACTGCACTATCTGGACGAGATTCGTCCCAACCTGCGCCCGCGCCTGGCGTCGTCCTCGATCCGGGCCCAGCGGGACATGATCGCGGCGGGCGGGGGGATCGGCGTCCTGCCCTGCTTCCTGGCCGAGGGGCTGAGGCGGGTTCTGGCGGACGAAGTGCTGATCGAGCGGCGCTTCTGGCTCAGCACCCACCGCGAGGTGCACGGCACGGCGCGGCTGAAGGCGGCGCGGCGCTGGATCAAGACCCTTTGCCGCGAACAGGCTCATCGTCTGGCGCCCAGGCCGCGCGCCGCGAAGGGGTAG
- a CDS encoding protein activator of alkane oxidation PraB encodes MYKKIAAVSAALLVAASFSAPAFAHVSPAPTTVSLDGFLNLSQTLNINCAASLTLTINADGHTGSITGGSIDPGDWQCALVNPSNFPWAVTIGHADANGDAPVTISGLSSTSIAGDCSGNVSGTISSPGVIVLDDTIPGVPGPCHISGALVSSSSLTVS; translated from the coding sequence ATGTACAAGAAGATCGCCGCGGTCTCGGCCGCTTTGCTTGTTGCTGCCTCGTTTTCGGCTCCGGCCTTCGCTCACGTATCGCCGGCTCCGACCACTGTAAGCTTGGATGGTTTTCTCAATCTTTCGCAAACGCTGAATATCAACTGCGCGGCCAGCCTTACGCTGACCATCAATGCTGACGGCCATACCGGCAGCATCACGGGCGGCAGCATTGATCCGGGCGACTGGCAATGCGCCCTGGTCAATCCGTCCAACTTCCCCTGGGCCGTGACTATCGGCCATGCGGACGCCAACGGCGATGCGCCGGTGACGATCTCGGGCCTGAGCTCGACGTCGATCGCGGGCGACTGCTCGGGCAATGTGAGCGGCACCATCTCCAGTCCGGGGGTGATCGTGCTGGACGACACCATTCCCGGCGTTCCCGGACCCTGTCACATCTCGGGCGCGCTGGTCAGCTCGTCGTCGCTGACCGTTTCCTAA
- a CDS encoding TonB-dependent receptor, with product MASAGCTRARLAVTASAFVLSVAAAGPALAQELALEATAVGDIIVTAQKREQSIQDVPIAVSAFSAENLDALKIEGGSELMRAIPNVSFSKANFSMYNFSIRGIGTKAISASSDPAVAVSFNNTPLIRNRLFEQEYLDVNRVEVLRGPQGTLYGRNATGGVVNMIPMLPGPDFDAMLKAEAGNYGSMRGQMMVNIPLTETLWLRGAASTTKREGFDHNTFKDTRVNNRDMWSTRLSAAWEPVDRFRSNLIWEHFEEDDRRSRTGKQLCTTDPGPTKVGNYTITEPLFRNRLSQGCLPGSLYDDAAFGVPNGGSFAHIFSASFSFGNNAQRQAVPTIRLGTDPYAGLTQSRNLREIATSYDPLFRVKNDVVQLNMEFDVNDRLKLISQTAYADDNYYSTQDYNRFVSNPLFSSTDGLFDIFGKPIIGPSALPGGYYTDPQLGTSNRMVSADLSQSDNRQWSQELRLQSDFDGRFNFSLGANYLDFKSQDDYYVFNNVFTLLAEYFYNVVVGSPTNMGRQTQVCGPQTTKECIYVDPTPLSHLAGDGHNYFRSKNVIHTRSWAVFGEGYWDLTPDVRLTAGLRYTDDHKVSTPYPSQLLLGADRGNPGGSSGGYVSRGYPALPDIDQRWDAVTGRLVLDWKPVTRFTDDTLVYASFARGYKGGGANPPRVDINPAVIQYQPLAETFEPEYVNAFEIGTKNSLYDGSLRLNLTAFYYDYTDYQVSQIVDRISLNENFDARSMGLELETVFQPNRNFRLDANLGYLKTRIGDGESSIDVMNRTQGNPDWMVLRPWLQVPSNCIAPTRHVETILARGGNVSSTVIALQALCSGSQRTGSFSPDYPSLLKYWQTYGFEYNPLKDAPNGGRGFAADLGGNELPNAPNWTANLGAQYTFFLGGWDLTVRGDYYYQGSSYARVYNTEYDRLKSWDNANLSVTLERPEDGLVVQAYVKNLFDKTPITDAFTNSDDTGLTTNVFTLDPRLIAVSVSKTF from the coding sequence ATGGCGTCTGCTGGCTGTACTCGTGCGCGTCTGGCCGTCACCGCATCGGCCTTCGTTCTTTCCGTCGCCGCCGCCGGGCCGGCCTTGGCGCAGGAGTTGGCGCTGGAAGCCACGGCCGTCGGCGACATCATCGTCACGGCGCAGAAGCGCGAGCAGTCGATTCAGGACGTACCGATCGCCGTCTCGGCCTTTTCGGCTGAAAATCTGGACGCGCTGAAGATCGAGGGCGGCTCCGAGCTGATGCGGGCGATCCCGAACGTCAGCTTCTCCAAGGCCAACTTCAGCATGTATAATTTCTCGATCCGCGGGATCGGGACCAAGGCCATCTCGGCCAGCAGCGACCCGGCCGTGGCCGTCAGCTTCAACAACACCCCCCTGATCCGCAACCGCCTGTTCGAGCAGGAATATCTGGACGTGAACCGGGTCGAGGTGCTGCGCGGGCCGCAGGGCACGCTCTACGGCCGCAACGCCACCGGCGGCGTGGTCAACATGATCCCCATGCTGCCGGGGCCGGACTTCGACGCCATGCTCAAGGCCGAAGCCGGCAACTACGGCTCCATGCGCGGCCAGATGATGGTCAATATCCCGCTGACCGAGACCCTGTGGCTGCGGGGCGCCGCATCGACGACCAAGCGCGAGGGCTTCGACCACAACACCTTCAAGGACACCAGGGTCAACAACCGCGACATGTGGTCGACGCGGCTGTCGGCGGCGTGGGAGCCGGTCGATCGTTTCCGCAGCAACCTGATCTGGGAGCATTTCGAAGAGGACGACCGGCGCTCCCGAACCGGCAAGCAGCTCTGCACCACTGACCCGGGGCCGACGAAGGTCGGCAATTACACCATCACCGAGCCTTTGTTCCGCAATCGGTTGAGCCAGGGCTGCCTGCCTGGATCCCTGTATGACGATGCGGCCTTCGGCGTCCCCAACGGCGGGTCCTTCGCTCACATCTTCTCCGCCTCGTTCTCGTTCGGTAATAATGCGCAGAGGCAGGCTGTGCCGACGATCCGGCTCGGCACCGACCCCTATGCCGGCCTGACGCAGTCCCGCAACCTGCGCGAGATCGCGACGAGCTATGATCCGCTCTTTCGCGTGAAGAACGACGTGGTCCAGTTGAACATGGAATTCGACGTCAACGATCGGCTGAAGCTGATCTCACAAACAGCCTATGCCGATGACAACTATTACTCAACCCAGGATTACAACCGATTCGTCTCCAATCCCCTGTTCTCCAGCACCGATGGATTGTTCGATATCTTCGGGAAGCCGATCATCGGCCCTTCGGCCTTGCCTGGCGGCTATTACACCGACCCTCAGCTCGGCACCTCAAATCGCATGGTGTCGGCTGATCTGAGCCAGTCCGACAATCGTCAGTGGTCGCAGGAACTGCGTCTGCAATCGGATTTCGATGGACGGTTCAATTTCAGCCTGGGCGCCAACTATCTGGATTTCAAATCCCAGGATGATTATTACGTCTTCAACAATGTTTTCACGCTGTTGGCGGAATATTTTTACAACGTTGTTGTCGGCTCTCCAACGAACATGGGGCGCCAGACGCAGGTTTGCGGTCCTCAGACGACAAAGGAATGCATCTACGTCGATCCGACGCCGCTCAGTCATCTGGCCGGGGACGGGCACAACTATTTCCGCAGCAAGAACGTCATCCACACCCGGTCCTGGGCCGTGTTCGGCGAGGGGTACTGGGATCTGACGCCGGACGTGCGGCTGACCGCGGGCCTGCGCTACACCGATGACCACAAGGTCAGCACCCCCTATCCCAGCCAGTTGCTGCTGGGCGCCGACCGGGGCAATCCGGGCGGATCGTCCGGCGGCTATGTCAGCCGCGGCTATCCGGCCTTGCCCGACATCGATCAGCGCTGGGACGCGGTCACGGGCCGGCTGGTCCTGGACTGGAAGCCGGTGACTCGCTTCACCGACGACACCCTGGTCTATGCCTCCTTTGCGCGCGGCTATAAGGGGGGCGGCGCCAATCCGCCGCGCGTCGACATCAATCCGGCCGTGATCCAGTATCAGCCGCTGGCCGAGACGTTCGAGCCGGAATACGTCAACGCCTTTGAGATCGGGACCAAGAATTCGCTTTACGACGGCAGTCTGAGGCTGAATCTCACGGCCTTCTACTATGACTATACGGACTACCAGGTCTCGCAGATCGTCGACCGCATTTCTCTGAATGAGAATTTCGACGCCCGCAGCATGGGGCTGGAGCTGGAGACGGTCTTTCAGCCGAACCGCAACTTCCGGCTTGACGCCAACCTCGGCTATTTGAAGACCCGGATCGGCGACGGCGAAAGCTCCATCGACGTCATGAACCGCACCCAGGGCAATCCCGACTGGATGGTGCTGCGCCCGTGGCTGCAGGTGCCGTCCAACTGCATCGCGCCCACCCGACATGTCGAAACCATTCTGGCGCGGGGCGGGAATGTCTCCTCGACGGTGATCGCGCTTCAGGCCCTGTGCAGCGGATCCCAGCGCACGGGCAGTTTCAGCCCGGATTATCCGTCGCTGCTGAAATACTGGCAGACCTACGGATTTGAATACAATCCCTTAAAAGACGCTCCGAACGGCGGGCGCGGGTTCGCGGCGGATCTGGGCGGCAACGAACTGCCCAATGCGCCCAACTGGACCGCCAACCTGGGCGCCCAATACACCTTCTTCCTGGGCGGCTGGGATCTGACGGTTCGGGGCGATTATTACTATCAGGGCAGCAGCTACGCCCGCGTTTACAACACCGAATATGATCGTCTGAAGTCCTGGGACAACGCCAACCTGTCGGTGACGCTGGAACGTCCTGAAGACGGACTGGTCGTCCAGGCCTATGTCAAGAATCTGTTCGACAAGACGCCGATCACGGACGCCTTCACCAACAGCGACGACACCGGCCTGACCACCAACGTCTTCACCCTGGACCCCCGCCTGATCGCCGTCAGCGTCTCCAAGACCTTCTGA
- a CDS encoding Coq4 family protein: protein MQPLRALRAMRRLVADKDDTEQVFEIMNALSGRSVDWGYEKLLKTPSGGRQAYRRQELADRLQDGAWLAGLPAGSVGAAYLAFVEAEDVSAYGLAEESRKIPDSEIEAAHPRAWFARRLRDVHDVWHVLTGYRADALGEACVVAFSLPQTRSAGFGLIAAVIAIQFARARTGHPCARAVFRAWGDGRRAAWLPGEDYEALLAEPLDEARRRLRIPRPTLYERVPTSLCNAYRGGRA, encoded by the coding sequence GTGCAGCCGTTGCGCGCCCTTCGAGCCATGCGGCGGCTGGTGGCCGACAAGGACGACACCGAACAGGTGTTCGAGATCATGAACGCCCTGTCCGGCCGATCCGTGGATTGGGGCTATGAGAAGCTTCTGAAGACCCCGTCGGGCGGCCGTCAGGCCTATCGGCGCCAGGAGTTGGCGGACCGCCTGCAGGACGGGGCCTGGTTGGCGGGGCTTCCGGCGGGCAGCGTTGGGGCCGCCTATCTGGCCTTCGTGGAGGCCGAGGATGTCTCGGCCTATGGCCTGGCGGAAGAGAGCCGCAAGATTCCGGACAGCGAGATCGAGGCGGCGCACCCTCGCGCCTGGTTCGCGCGGCGCCTGCGCGACGTGCATGACGTCTGGCACGTGCTGACGGGCTATCGCGCCGACGCCCTGGGCGAGGCCTGCGTCGTCGCCTTCTCCCTGCCGCAGACGCGCAGCGCGGGCTTCGGCCTGATCGCCGCCGTGATCGCGATTCAGTTCGCCCGGGCCAGGACCGGCCATCCCTGCGCCCGCGCCGTTTTCCGGGCCTGGGGCGACGGGCGTCGCGCGGCCTGGCTGCCGGGCGAGGACTATGAAGCTCTGCTGGCCGAACCTTTGGACGAGGCGCGCCGGCGCCTGCGCATTCCGCGGCCGACGCTCTACGAGCGCGTGCCGACGTCCCTTTGCAACGCCTATCGCGGCGGCAGGGCCTGA
- a CDS encoding TetR/AcrR family transcriptional regulator produces the protein MSINKTEKPRRRRRSPEEARREAVVSARELLLSGGPNAVTLSAVAGEIGVTHANLIHHFGSAAGLQSALMGSMVADLNEALGAAVARLRTDEGAPLELINAVFDAFSTGGAGRLAAWIALSGDLSHLEPVRAAVQDLVVAIEEKVGLEGPRADEIIGSAVLFIALSAFGEALIGGPLREMLDQPEDASRRVVASLLPAFLTIRPHDDAA, from the coding sequence ATGTCAATTAATAAGACTGAAAAACCGCGTCGTCGGCGGCGTTCTCCTGAAGAAGCGCGCCGCGAGGCGGTCGTCTCGGCGCGCGAGTTGTTGCTGTCGGGCGGACCGAATGCGGTGACGCTGTCGGCGGTGGCGGGCGAGATCGGCGTGACCCACGCCAATCTGATCCACCACTTCGGCTCGGCGGCCGGACTTCAGTCGGCCCTGATGGGATCGATGGTGGCGGACCTGAACGAGGCCCTGGGCGCCGCCGTTGCGCGCCTCCGCACCGACGAGGGGGCGCCGCTGGAACTGATCAACGCCGTGTTCGACGCCTTCTCGACCGGAGGCGCGGGCCGACTGGCGGCCTGGATCGCCCTGTCCGGCGATCTGTCCCACCTCGAGCCGGTGCGCGCGGCGGTGCAGGATCTGGTCGTCGCCATAGAGGAAAAGGTCGGCCTGGAAGGTCCCCGGGCCGACGAGATCATCGGCTCAGCCGTCCTGTTCATCGCCCTCAGCGCCTTCGGCGAGGCCCTGATCGGCGGGCCCCTGCGCGAAATGCTGGATCAGCCCGAGGACGCCAGCCGAAGGGTGGTGGCCAGTCTGCTGCCGGCCTTCCTGACCATACGCCCGCACGACGACGCGGCTTGA
- the gspM gene encoding type II secretion system protein GspM: protein MKAPFSSIAAWWDGRSLRERRMLAVMGALVLGVIGWLGLVRPLDGWTDDQARARVAAERQLAQIETAVVQRGVRPTETVDLQTLVAATAPTAGVQPTLGMSEGGRLGFRLDRATSAQAFGWLAALEQGGARIEELGVVENPDGTLGVTGALSGG, encoded by the coding sequence ATGAAGGCCCCATTCTCTTCCATCGCCGCCTGGTGGGACGGCCGGTCGCTGCGCGAGCGGCGGATGCTGGCGGTCATGGGCGCGCTCGTGCTGGGCGTCATCGGCTGGCTGGGCCTGGTGCGCCCGCTGGACGGCTGGACGGACGATCAGGCGCGCGCCCGCGTCGCCGCCGAGCGACAGTTGGCGCAGATTGAGACGGCCGTGGTTCAGCGCGGCGTCCGTCCGACCGAGACGGTCGATCTTCAGACCCTGGTCGCCGCGACCGCGCCGACGGCGGGCGTCCAGCCGACGCTGGGCATGTCCGAGGGCGGGCGGCTCGGCTTTCGACTGGATCGCGCAACGAGCGCCCAGGCCTTCGGCTGGCTGGCCGCGCTGGAGCAGGGCGGGGCGCGCATCGAGGAACTGGGCGTGGTCGAGAATCCGGACGGGACGCTGGGCGTCACCGGCGCCCTGTCCGGGGGATGA
- the gspL gene encoding type II secretion system protein GspL, with amino-acid sequence MSHARILFIPTNATLPARFLLVDREGRVVGRGELDPHQAETPPSMRTIAVAPGADVMTRWLELPPGNMAQARAAARWALRDQAAGEVEGLDVALGAAPADGGPRLTAAVSATLLQAWLRWMETFDIGPEAVVPDNLCLPAPQEAETLTAARVGADVALRGSTFAATVQPDLAEPVAAGRALVWLEGAALDAALAAGALAAPVDLLQVHDRRERGQAAKGWRLAAGLAAALLISPLILMAAEGLRDRAAADRAEAGARAGAVKLYPELATAADAASEALRRLDAGAPPGGTARALAAVFAAVERVPGAELDDATLGGEGLRVTLAHPAFNDLDAVRSDLAEAGLAVVDETSAEEEGRMVSTLTIGGAR; translated from the coding sequence ATGAGCCACGCCCGCATCCTGTTCATCCCGACCAACGCGACCTTGCCCGCGCGTTTCCTGCTGGTCGACCGCGAGGGCCGCGTCGTCGGGCGCGGCGAGTTGGACCCGCATCAGGCCGAGACCCCGCCGTCGATGCGGACCATCGCCGTGGCCCCCGGCGCGGACGTCATGACGCGCTGGCTGGAGCTGCCGCCGGGCAATATGGCGCAGGCCAGAGCCGCCGCGCGCTGGGCGCTGCGCGATCAGGCGGCGGGCGAGGTCGAGGGGCTGGATGTAGCTCTGGGCGCGGCTCCCGCCGACGGCGGCCCGCGCCTGACGGCGGCGGTCTCGGCCACACTGCTGCAGGCCTGGCTGCGCTGGATGGAGACGTTCGACATCGGGCCCGAGGCCGTGGTGCCCGACAACCTGTGTCTGCCCGCGCCGCAGGAGGCCGAGACCCTGACCGCCGCCCGGGTCGGCGCCGACGTGGCCCTGCGCGGCTCGACCTTCGCCGCGACGGTTCAGCCGGATCTGGCCGAGCCCGTGGCGGCCGGGCGCGCCCTGGTCTGGTTGGAAGGCGCGGCGCTGGACGCGGCCCTGGCGGCGGGGGCGCTGGCGGCGCCGGTCGACCTGCTGCAGGTCCACGACCGGCGTGAGCGGGGGCAGGCGGCCAAGGGCTGGCGGTTGGCGGCCGGTCTGGCGGCGGCCCTGCTGATCTCGCCCCTGATCTTGATGGCCGCCGAGGGGTTGCGCGACCGCGCGGCGGCCGATCGCGCCGAGGCGGGCGCCAGGGCAGGGGCCGTGAAGCTCTACCCCGAACTGGCGACGGCGGCCGATGCGGCGTCCGAAGCCCTGCGCCGCCTGGACGCCGGAGCGCCGCCGGGCGGAACCGCGCGCGCCCTGGCCGCCGTCTTCGCCGCCGTCGAGCGCGTGCCGGGCGCTGAGTTGGACGACGCGACCCTGGGCGGCGAGGGCCTCCGCGTCACCCTGGCCCATCCGGCCTTCAACGACCTGGACGCCGTCCGCTCGGACCTGGCCGAGGCCGGTCTGGCCGTGGTCGACGAAACCTCCGCCGAGGAGGAAGGCCGCATGGTCAGCACGCTCACGATTGGAGGCGCCCGATGA
- the gspK gene encoding type II secretion system minor pseudopilin GspK, whose amino-acid sequence MALLTVLLLVAVMAALCVVLLDDVRFSVRRTTNAESQAQAQGFAAGAEALARRRLSDLVRADPARTPLQPHWNGRVFALPLDDGEGRAVIRDGQSCFNLNSLVLGQGEDLIARPEGAAQFIALGTALGVPRGRMAAVAAALTDWMDGDAEVSAQGAEDSTYASRQTPYRTGGVMLAEVSELRAVAGVDEALYRRLRPHLCALPEARLSPLNPNTLEPQDAVLLVAISRGVVGLNAAKAAIAARPAAGWSSPGAFWAQPALAGVVVDEETKGQITLANRYFDLRVEIEHGDARAVRTALIHVAPDGMARTVIRRWTPEE is encoded by the coding sequence ATGGCCCTGCTGACTGTCCTGCTGCTGGTGGCGGTGATGGCGGCGCTGTGCGTGGTGCTGCTGGACGATGTGCGCTTTTCCGTGCGCCGCACGACCAACGCCGAGAGCCAGGCGCAGGCGCAAGGCTTTGCGGCGGGGGCCGAGGCGCTGGCGCGACGACGACTGTCCGATCTGGTCCGCGCCGATCCCGCGCGCACGCCGCTTCAGCCGCACTGGAACGGCCGTGTCTTCGCCCTGCCGCTGGACGACGGCGAGGGGCGGGCGGTGATCCGCGACGGCCAGTCCTGCTTCAACCTGAACAGCCTGGTGCTTGGCCAGGGCGAGGACCTGATCGCACGGCCCGAAGGGGCGGCGCAGTTCATCGCCCTGGGCACCGCCCTGGGTGTTCCGCGCGGACGGATGGCGGCGGTCGCGGCGGCGCTGACCGACTGGATGGATGGCGACGCCGAGGTCTCGGCGCAGGGGGCGGAAGATTCCACCTACGCCAGCCGCCAGACGCCATATCGCACGGGCGGGGTCATGCTGGCCGAGGTCAGCGAACTGCGCGCCGTCGCCGGGGTGGACGAGGCCCTTTATCGCCGGTTGAGGCCCCATCTGTGCGCCCTGCCGGAGGCGCGGCTGTCGCCGCTGAACCCCAATACGCTGGAGCCGCAGGACGCCGTGCTGCTGGTCGCGATCAGCCGGGGCGTGGTGGGGCTGAACGCAGCCAAGGCGGCCATCGCCGCGCGCCCGGCGGCGGGGTGGAGCAGCCCCGGTGCCTTCTGGGCTCAACCCGCCCTGGCGGGCGTGGTCGTTGATGAAGAGACCAAGGGCCAGATCACCCTGGCCAACCGCTATTTCGACCTGAGGGTGGAGATCGAGCACGGCGACGCCCGCGCCGTGCGCACCGCCCTGATCCATGTCGCGCCCGACGGCATGGCGCGCACTGTCATCCGTCGCTGGACGCCTGAAGAATGA
- the gspJ gene encoding type II secretion system minor pseudopilin GspJ, whose amino-acid sequence MKKDRLSAQAASRRAASDSGRKRAGFTLVEVLIALLIFALLAGAGALVLGQSIETRFAVKTNADRVAALQRTRALLRADLAQATGRRVRGPTGRPAPQAIIGPQLPGDPLLVLARSGWSNPDGAPRASLQRVEYRLVEERLERRVAPYLDGARAGPPQVLYRGVKDARVAFIQNGSEAPAFSASSDRPLPDAVRVTLTLDGFGPVEQLFLVAAA is encoded by the coding sequence ATGAAGAAAGATCGCCTGTCCGCTCAAGCAGCGAGCCGCCGCGCGGCGAGCGATAGCGGAAGAAAAAGAGCCGGATTTACACTGGTTGAGGTCCTGATCGCCCTATTGATCTTCGCCCTGCTGGCGGGGGCGGGCGCGCTGGTGCTGGGGCAGTCGATCGAGACGCGGTTCGCGGTGAAGACGAACGCCGACCGAGTGGCGGCGCTGCAACGCACGCGCGCCCTGCTGCGCGCCGATCTGGCCCAGGCGACGGGGCGGCGGGTGCGCGGGCCGACGGGGCGTCCGGCGCCTCAGGCGATCATAGGGCCGCAATTGCCGGGCGATCCCCTGCTGGTGCTGGCTCGCAGCGGCTGGAGCAATCCGGACGGCGCGCCGCGCGCCTCCTTGCAGCGCGTCGAATACCGGCTGGTCGAGGAGCGGCTGGAGCGTCGGGTGGCGCCGTATCTGGACGGCGCGCGGGCCGGACCGCCGCAGGTGCTGTATCGCGGCGTGAAGGACGCCCGCGTCGCCTTCATCCAGAACGGATCGGAGGCGCCCGCCTTTTCCGCCAGCAGCGACCGGCCCCTGCCGGACGCGGTGCGGGTGACGCTGACGCTGGACGGCTTCGGCCCGGTCGAGCAGCTGTTTCTGGTCGCCGCCGCATGA